A genome region from Candidatus Poribacteria bacterium includes the following:
- a CDS encoding ion transporter, translating into MEKKERLRTIVEGSVFTGIIQFLILASAVVFVIESDRQQLEVDPYATHFIVLDVVFLVLFSIEYALRVYIERKKRDFVFSFYGLIDLVAILPSLFLVPGFRVLRILRFLRIFRIFKATRFILAVDRLGAALREIQQELLALVILSLMFVYLAACGIHYFEREVQPEKFGSILDSMWWSVVTLTTIGYGDVYPTTSGGRIFTALVALVGVGLIAIPSGLLASALTEARVEREKSEEREVENEERED; encoded by the coding sequence CGAACAATTGTTGAAGGAAGTGTATTTACCGGAATCATCCAATTCCTGATTCTCGCTTCTGCTGTTGTCTTTGTGATTGAATCCGATAGGCAGCAATTGGAGGTGGATCCTTATGCAACCCATTTTATTGTTTTAGACGTGGTTTTTCTGGTACTGTTTTCGATAGAATATGCCCTGCGCGTCTATATTGAACGAAAAAAACGGGATTTCGTTTTTAGTTTCTATGGTCTAATTGACCTGGTCGCCATTTTACCATCTCTGTTCCTCGTGCCGGGGTTTCGCGTATTACGGATACTTCGGTTCTTGCGAATTTTCAGAATATTTAAGGCGACGCGGTTTATTTTAGCCGTAGATCGGCTCGGAGCGGCACTACGTGAAATTCAACAGGAGCTTTTAGCACTGGTAATCTTATCGTTGATGTTTGTATACCTCGCTGCATGCGGCATCCACTACTTTGAAAGAGAGGTGCAACCTGAAAAATTCGGCTCCATCCTTGATTCAATGTGGTGGTCTGTCGTGACATTAACCACAATTGGTTATGGAGATGTCTATCCGACAACCTCTGGTGGGAGGATTTTCACCGCTCTCGTTGCGCTTGTCGGGGTAGGCTTAATAGCAATTCCGTCTGGCTTGTTGGCTTCGGCATTAACAGAAGCGCGAGTGGAACGCGAAAAATCAGAAGAGCGTGAGGTAGAAAATGAAGAACGGGAAGATTAG